One segment of Erigeron canadensis isolate Cc75 chromosome 2, C_canadensis_v1, whole genome shotgun sequence DNA contains the following:
- the LOC122588911 gene encoding uncharacterized protein LOC122588911: MRMLCPNLDNEDGLETVLEVPIPEESYDAIPWQNTNRITTPHSTEYGTRNAEIQLLLGVVGAPLIPLPISCDKSSDINPNINNHPMEASMAKYIVQQYIAATGGEHALNSIDSMFAVGKVKMVASEFIAGDGISMNCNGLSIGGSVMKIKSVRNGGGEMGGFVLWQKRPDLWSLELVLSGCKISAGSDGKVAWRQTPWHHSHASRGPPRPLRRSLQGLDPKLTARLFMNSVCTGEKNINGEDCFVLKLEAEPLSLKQRSSNNVEIINHTIWGHFSQKSGLLYHLKDSHLIRIKAHGNDNVFWETTMESLIEDYQTVEGINIAHGGRTIVSLYRSGENEGQSRTKMEEVWTIEELDFNIKGLSMDCFLPPRDLKVSPDQETGEVVISNTRNAQLATKNRGVYSKIAASKVVDFDPQTFGNYRRT; the protein is encoded by the exons ATGAGGATGTTGTGTCCAAATTTGGATAATGAAGATGGTCTTGAAACCGTCCTCGAGGTCCCTATACCGGAAGAGAGCTATGATGCCATCCCTTGGCAAAACACGAATAGGATCACTACCCCTCATTCTACCGAGTATGGTACTCGAAATGCTGAGATTCAACTCTTGCTTGGTGTCGTTGGAGCTCCTCTCATTCCTCTTCCTATATCTTGTGATAAGTCTTCCGACATCAACCCAAATATCAATAACCATCCCATG GAGGCTTCAATGGCAAAATATATTGTGCAACAATATATAGCCGCAACGGGAGGGGAACATGCATTGAATTCAATTGACAGCATGTTTGCGGTCGGGAAGGTGAAGATGGTGGCATCAGAGTTTATAGCTGGAGACGGTATAAGCATGAATTGTAATGGTTTGAGTATTGGTGGTAGTGTGATGAAGATCAAAAGTGTTAGAAATGGTGGCGGTGAAATGGGTGGTTTCGTGTTGTGGCAAAAGAGGCCTGACCTTTGGTCGTTAGAACTAGTGCTTTCTGGTTGCAAGATCAGCGCGGGTAGCGATGGGAAGGTCGCATGGAGGCAAACTCCATGGCATCATTCCCACGCGTCCCGTGGACCTCCACGACCTCTCCGCCGGTCACTACAG GGTCTTGATCCAAAATTGACAGCCAGATTGTTCATGAACTCCGTGTGCACCGGAGAAAAGAACATCAATGGAGAAGATTGTTTTGTGTTAAAGCTTGAAGCAGAGCCTTTATCTCTAAAACAAAGAAGTAGTAACAATGTGGAGATCATAAACCACACTATTTGGGGACACTTTAGTCAAAAATCCGGCCTTTTGTACCATCTTAAAGACTCGCATCTCATTAGAATCAAAGCCCATGGAAATGACAATGTGTTTTGGGAAACAACCATGGAATCACTAATCGAAGATTACCAAACCGTTGAAGGAATCAACATTGCCCATGGTGGTAGAACCATAGTTTCATTATATCGGTCTGGTGAGAATGAAGGCCAGTCAAGAACGAAAATGGAAGAGGTTTGGACTATTGAGGAGTTGGATTTTAACATAAAGGGTCTTTCCATGGACTGTTTCTTGCCACCTAGAGACTTAAAAGTAAGTCCTGATCAAGAAACCGGTGAAGTTGTGATTAGCAACACAAGAAATGCCCAATTAGCCACAAAAAACAGAGGCGTTTATTCAAAGATAGCTGCTTCTAAGGTTGTGGATTTTGATCCTCAGACATTTGGAAACTATCGTCGGACTTGA
- the LOC122588910 gene encoding UDP-glycosyltransferase 76B1-like — translation MEDATIPTMKSSNTTTTSRRLVLLPLPFQGHINPMLQLANILHSKAAFSITILHTHFNSPNPNNYPHFNFVAIPGVAEDKHSLSDIGNVVRFLYYLNDNCMDAIQVCLERLMLEDEGVLCLITDAQWFATQSVANRLKIPRIVHRTSSVASFLSFAAAPRLLNTGYLQEFFDADMKSETLVPRLEPLKVKDLPKFMTSDPVDVCNMLELMVQGVKGARSVIWNTFKELEELELHTLKQDFPKPHFLIGPFHKYFPASSSSLLAQDQTCISWLDKYPPNSVLYVSFGSLVELEELKFLEMAWGLANSKQPFLWVVRPRSIKGSEWLEPLPHEFLDKVVEGRGHIVKWAPQQEVLAHPAVGGFWTHSGWNSTLESICEGVTMMCSPSFGDQFPNARYVGDVWKIGITLENGFDRGEIEGTIRKVMVDKEGLEMRDKVMKLKKNADHCLKKDGSSCSSVEDLVQHILSI, via the exons atgGAGGATGCCACCATCCCAACCATGAAATCTAGCAACACTACCACCACCAGTCGTAGGTTAGTGTTGCTACCATTACCATTTCAAGGGCACATAAACCCAATGCTTCAACTAGCAAACATACTTCACTCAAAAGCAGCCTTTTCTATAACCATCCTTCATACTCATTTTAACTCCCCTAATCCAAACAACTATCCTCACTTTAACTTTGTAGCCATTCCTGGTGTTGCGGAAGACAAACACTCGCTCTCTGACATAGGCAACGTGGTACGTTTTTTGTACTACCTAAACGACAATTGTATGGACGCGATACAAGTTTGTTTGGAGCGGTTGATGTTGGAGGATGAAGGGGTTTTGTGTTTGATCACGGATGCTCAGTGGTTCGCCACACAAAGTGTGGCGAATAGACTCAAAATTCCAAGGATTGTTCACCGGACTAGTAGTGTTGCGTCGTTTCTTTCATTTGCTGCCGCCCCACGCTTACTTAACACCGGTTATCTTCAGGAGTTTTTTGATGCAG atATGAAATCGGAAACGTTGGTCCCAAGGCTTGAACCGCTTAAAGTTAAGGACTTGCCAAAGTTCATGACTAGTGATCCTGTGGATGTATGCAACATGCTTGAACTCATGGTGCAAGGAGTGAAAGGAGCACGATCCGTAATATGGAACACGTTCAAAGAGCTTGAAGAACTCGAACTACATACCCTCAAGCAGGATTTCCCAAAGCCGCATTTCCTAATAGGACCATTTCACAAGTACTTTCCAGCATCATCTAGCAGCCTCCTAGCGCAGGACCAAACATGTATCTCATGGTTAGACAAATATCCACCCAACTCTGTGTTATATGTTAGTTTTGGTAGTTTAGTTGAACTTGAGGAACTTAAGTTTTTGGAGATGGCGTGGGGTTTAGCTAATAGCAAACAACCATTCTTATGGGTGGTCAGACCAAGATCCATAAAAGGCTCAGAGTGGCTCGAACCATTACCACATGAGTTTTTGGACAAAGTTGTTGAAGGAAGAGGACACATTGTAAAATGGGCTCCACAACAAGAGGTATTAGCACATCCTGCAGTAGGTGGTTTTTGGACTCATAGCGGATGGAACTCGACACTTGAGAGCATTTGTGAAGGGGTTACCATGATGTGTTCGCCGTCATTTGGTGATCAATTCCCAAACGCAAGATATGTAGGCGATGTTTGGAAGATTGGGATAACGTTAGAAAACGGGTTTGATAGAGGCGAGATTGAAGGTACAATAAGGAAAGTAATGGTGGATAAAGAAGGGTTAGAAATGAGGGATAAAGTTATGAAGTTGAAGAAAAATGCAGACCATTGCCTAAAGAAAGATGGTTCATCATGTTCATCAGTTGAGGATTTGGTTCAACACATTTTATCAATTTAG